The Cellulomonas wangleii genome includes a region encoding these proteins:
- a CDS encoding nitrilase-related carbon-nitrogen hydrolase gives MTVVRVAFTQATWTGDKESMIQLHEAWTREAASAGAQVIAFQELFYGPYFGITQDTAYYDYAEPVPGPTTERFAALAASLGIVVVLPIYEEDQPGVLYNTAVVIDADGTVLGRYRKHHIPHLPKFWEKFYFRPGNLGYPVFDTAAGRIGVNICYDRHFPEGWRVLALHGAQIVFNPNATAPGISNRLWEIEQPAAAVANGYFVVANNRVGREDNEYGDEAVEFYGSSYAVGPDGAYVGEVGSSRENQLLVRDLDLEQVREVRERWQFFRDRRPDAYGPIVAP, from the coding sequence ATGACCGTCGTGCGCGTCGCCTTCACCCAGGCCACCTGGACCGGCGACAAGGAGTCGATGATCCAGCTGCACGAGGCGTGGACCCGTGAGGCCGCGTCCGCCGGGGCGCAGGTCATCGCGTTCCAGGAGCTGTTCTACGGCCCGTACTTCGGCATCACGCAGGACACGGCGTACTACGACTACGCCGAACCGGTGCCGGGGCCCACGACCGAGCGGTTCGCCGCGCTGGCGGCGTCCCTCGGGATCGTCGTGGTGCTGCCGATCTACGAGGAGGACCAGCCCGGCGTCCTGTACAACACCGCGGTCGTCATCGACGCCGACGGGACCGTGCTCGGCCGGTACCGCAAGCACCACATCCCGCACCTGCCCAAGTTCTGGGAGAAGTTCTACTTCCGCCCCGGCAACCTCGGGTACCCGGTCTTCGACACCGCGGCCGGCCGCATCGGCGTGAACATCTGCTACGACCGGCACTTCCCCGAGGGGTGGCGCGTCCTGGCGCTGCACGGGGCGCAGATCGTCTTCAACCCCAACGCCACCGCCCCCGGCATCTCCAACCGGCTGTGGGAGATCGAGCAGCCGGCGGCCGCCGTGGCGAACGGGTACTTCGTCGTCGCCAACAACCGGGTCGGGCGCGAGGACAACGAGTACGGCGACGAGGCGGTCGAGTTCTACGGCTCGTCCTACGCCGTGGGACCCGACGGGGCGTACGTGGGGGAGGTCGGCTCGTCGCGCGAGAACCAGCTGCTGGTCCGGGACCTGGACCTCGAGCAGGTGCGCGAGGTGCGCGAGCGGTGGCAGTTCTTCCGCGACCGCCGCCCCGACGCGTACGGCCCGATCGTCGCCCCCTGA
- the hydA gene encoding dihydropyrimidinase — MTTTLLRGGTVVTATGRSAADVLVDGERIAAVLAPGSTLLGHDLAASVDRVVDATGKYVVPGGVDAHTHMELPFGGTAASDTFETGTRAAAWGGTTTIIDFAVQRAGERVQDGLAAWHAKAAGRCAVDYAFHQIVGGVDDDALKAMETLVDEGITSYKLFMAYPGVFHSDDAQILRAMQKAAELGLLTMMHAENGPAIDVLAAQLVEQGRTAPYFHGVARAWQLEEEATHRAIMLADVTQAPLYVVHVSAKQAVQQLAWARDAGRNVFGETCPQYLYLSLEEQLGAPGFEGAKWVCSTPLRSRAEGHQDHMWQALRTNDLQMVSTDHCPFCMKGQKELGLGDFRAIPNGIGSVEHRMDLMYQGVVTGEITLERWVEITSTTPARMFGLYGRKGVVAPGADADLVVYDPAGHTSIGVGATHHMSMDHSAWEGFEVDGHVDVVLSRGEVLVDADGYHGRPGHGRYLRRDLSQYLV; from the coding sequence ATGACCACCACGCTGCTGCGCGGCGGCACCGTCGTGACGGCCACCGGCCGGTCCGCGGCCGACGTGCTCGTCGACGGTGAGCGGATCGCCGCCGTCCTGGCCCCCGGTTCCACGCTGCTGGGCCACGACCTCGCCGCGTCCGTCGACCGCGTCGTCGACGCCACCGGCAAGTACGTGGTGCCCGGCGGCGTGGACGCCCACACCCACATGGAGCTGCCGTTCGGCGGGACGGCGGCGTCGGACACCTTCGAGACCGGCACCCGCGCGGCCGCCTGGGGCGGGACGACGACGATCATCGACTTCGCGGTCCAGCGCGCCGGTGAGCGCGTGCAGGACGGGCTGGCCGCCTGGCACGCCAAGGCCGCCGGGCGCTGCGCGGTCGACTACGCGTTCCACCAGATCGTCGGCGGCGTGGACGACGACGCCCTGAAGGCGATGGAGACGCTCGTCGACGAGGGCATCACCAGCTACAAGCTCTTCATGGCCTACCCGGGGGTGTTCCACTCCGACGACGCCCAGATCCTGCGCGCGATGCAGAAGGCCGCCGAGCTCGGGCTGCTGACGATGATGCACGCCGAGAACGGCCCGGCGATCGACGTGCTCGCGGCCCAGCTCGTCGAGCAGGGCCGCACGGCCCCCTACTTCCACGGCGTCGCGCGGGCGTGGCAGCTCGAGGAGGAGGCGACGCACCGCGCGATCATGCTGGCCGACGTCACGCAGGCGCCGCTGTACGTGGTGCACGTCTCCGCCAAGCAGGCCGTCCAGCAGCTCGCGTGGGCCCGGGACGCCGGCCGCAACGTCTTCGGCGAGACGTGCCCGCAGTACCTGTACCTCTCGCTCGAGGAGCAGCTCGGCGCCCCGGGCTTCGAGGGTGCCAAGTGGGTGTGCTCGACGCCGCTGCGCAGCCGCGCGGAGGGCCACCAGGACCACATGTGGCAGGCCCTGCGCACCAACGACCTGCAGATGGTCTCGACCGACCACTGCCCGTTCTGCATGAAGGGTCAGAAGGAGCTCGGCCTCGGCGACTTCCGCGCCATACCGAACGGCATCGGGTCCGTGGAGCACCGGATGGACCTCATGTACCAGGGCGTGGTGACCGGCGAGATCACCCTCGAGCGCTGGGTCGAGATCACGTCGACCACTCCCGCGCGGATGTTCGGCCTGTACGGCCGCAAGGGGGTGGTCGCGCCGGGCGCGGACGCCGACCTGGTCGTCTACGACCCGGCCGGGCACACGTCCATCGGCGTCGGCGCGACGCACCACATGAGCATGGACCACTCCGCCTGGGAGGGGTTCGAGGTCGACGGGCACGTGGACGTCGTCCTGTCCCGCGGTGAGGTGCTCGTGGACGCCGACGGGTACCACGGCCGCCCCGGCCACGGCCGCTACCTGCGCCGCGACCTGTCGCAGTACCTGGTCTGA
- a CDS encoding TIGR03842 family LLM class F420-dependent oxidoreductase, with the protein MDLGVVLQTDPPAWRTVDLARQAETHGFSHVWTFDSHLLWQEPFVIYSAVLAATRRVVVGPMVTNPATRDWTVLASLFATLNEMYGNRTVCGIGRGDSAVRTLNGRPSDLATLREAVHVIRELANSRPVDLGERTVRFPWSRGSTLDVWVAAYGPQALRLAGEVGDGYVLQLADPDIARWMIRAVRDSAEAAGRDPDDVRICVAAPAYVGDGASPAARAHMREQCRWFGGMVGNHVADIVRRYGTDSAIPRALTDYVREREGYDYNAHGRPGNTHAAFVPDEIVERFCVLGSPHEHVERLRELEALGCDQFAVYLQHDNKEETLRLYGERVIPALAEPVVATAPATVPTAPAPSAAAVTP; encoded by the coding sequence ATGGACCTCGGCGTCGTCCTGCAGACCGACCCGCCCGCCTGGCGCACGGTCGACCTGGCGCGGCAGGCGGAGACCCACGGCTTCTCGCACGTGTGGACCTTCGACTCCCACCTGCTGTGGCAGGAGCCCTTCGTCATCTACTCCGCCGTCCTGGCCGCTACCCGCCGGGTGGTGGTCGGGCCGATGGTCACCAACCCGGCCACGCGGGACTGGACGGTGCTGGCCTCGCTGTTCGCCACGCTCAACGAGATGTACGGCAACCGCACCGTCTGCGGCATCGGGCGCGGCGACTCCGCGGTGCGCACGCTCAACGGCCGGCCGTCGGACCTGGCGACGCTGCGCGAGGCGGTCCACGTGATCCGGGAGCTGGCGAACTCCCGCCCTGTGGACCTCGGTGAGCGCACGGTCCGGTTCCCGTGGTCCCGGGGCTCGACGCTCGACGTGTGGGTCGCGGCCTACGGGCCGCAGGCGCTGCGGCTCGCGGGGGAGGTGGGCGACGGGTACGTCCTGCAGCTCGCCGACCCCGACATCGCGCGCTGGATGATCCGCGCCGTGCGCGACTCCGCCGAGGCGGCGGGCCGCGACCCCGACGACGTGCGGATCTGCGTGGCCGCCCCCGCCTACGTCGGCGACGGGGCCTCGCCCGCGGCGCGGGCGCACATGCGCGAGCAGTGCCGGTGGTTCGGCGGGATGGTCGGCAACCACGTCGCCGACATCGTGCGCAGGTACGGCACGGACTCGGCGATCCCGCGGGCGCTGACGGACTACGTCCGCGAACGGGAGGGCTACGACTACAACGCCCACGGGCGCCCCGGGAACACCCACGCGGCGTTCGTCCCGGACGAGATCGTCGAGCGCTTCTGCGTGCTGGGGTCCCCGCACGAGCACGTCGAGCGGCTGCGGGAGCTCGAGGCGCTCGGGTGCGACCAGTTCGCGGTGTACCTCCAGCACGACAACAAGGAGGAGACGCTGCGGCTGTACGGCGAGCGCGTGATCCCCGCGCTGGCCGAGCCCGTCGTCGCGACCGCGCCCGCGACGGTACCCACCGCGCCGGCACCCAGCGCGGCAGCGGTGACGCCGTGA
- a CDS encoding ABC transporter ATP-binding protein, whose amino-acid sequence MSAVREQPAVPPDTGPRRAAAVDVEGVTRVFGGRTGEVVALQDVDLRVAAGEFVSLIGPSGCGKSTLLRLVADLDEPTSGTVRVFGRSAREARLGRDYGIAFQQAGLLPWRTVRANVELPLALAGTGRAGRRERADELLALVDLAEFADHHPDQLSGGMQQRVAIARALADEPSLLLMDEPFGALDEMTREHLQAQLLRICAETRAAVVFVTHSIPEAVFLSDRVVVMSPRPGRVQAVVPVVLDRAGAATPGSGPHDDAGDDLRTDPAFFGTVAAVRDALRGTAAGRGAEVR is encoded by the coding sequence GTGAGCGCCGTGCGCGAGCAGCCCGCCGTGCCGCCGGACACGGGACCGCGCCGGGCCGCGGCGGTCGACGTCGAGGGCGTGACGCGCGTGTTCGGCGGGCGGACGGGCGAGGTGGTCGCCCTGCAGGACGTCGACCTGCGCGTGGCCGCCGGGGAGTTCGTCTCCCTGATCGGGCCGTCCGGGTGCGGCAAGTCCACGCTGCTGCGGCTCGTCGCCGACCTCGACGAGCCGACGTCCGGCACCGTGCGGGTGTTCGGCCGCAGCGCGCGCGAGGCGCGCCTGGGGCGGGACTACGGGATCGCGTTCCAGCAGGCCGGGTTGCTGCCGTGGCGCACGGTGCGGGCCAACGTCGAGCTGCCGCTCGCGCTCGCGGGTACCGGGCGGGCCGGGCGTCGCGAACGGGCCGACGAGCTGCTGGCTCTCGTGGACCTCGCGGAGTTCGCTGACCACCACCCCGACCAGCTCTCCGGGGGCATGCAGCAGCGCGTCGCCATCGCCCGCGCGCTGGCCGACGAGCCGTCGCTGCTGCTGATGGACGAGCCCTTCGGCGCGCTCGACGAGATGACGCGCGAGCACCTGCAGGCGCAGCTGCTGCGGATCTGCGCCGAGACGCGGGCCGCGGTGGTCTTCGTCACCCACTCGATCCCCGAGGCGGTGTTCCTGTCCGACCGCGTCGTGGTGATGTCACCGCGTCCCGGGCGGGTGCAGGCGGTGGTCCCGGTGGTGCTCGACCGCGCGGGTGCCGCCACGCCCGGCTCCGGGCCCCACGACGACGCGGGGGACGACCTGCGCACGGACCCCGCGTTCTTCGGGACCGTCGCGGCGGTGCGCGACGCGCTGCGCGGCACCGCGGCGGGTCGCGGGGCGGAGGTCCGGTGA
- a CDS encoding ABC transporter permease: protein MSATTAPPAVVPGTARPVAASPGVGAVQRLTRARPLAAVLAVLVLVTVWEAYKWLGPEQGWALGETRLLPRTTDLAMPHTWQTLARLLEPVSGGTGADPLWLAVLRAAGASLGVAVVGWTIGVLVGAVLALAMQRVTLAERAVLPLVVLSQTVPLVALAPLVRSWGSRLAVGALEWEPWMSVAVIASYLAFFPVAVGLLRGLQSPDTIHVELMRAYGAGWGATLLRLRLPAAVPHLLPALRLAAANAVVGTVVAEVATGLPGGLGRMVLEFANFAASDPPKPWAPILGAVLLGLSTAALVALLGRALRRYRRAEVSA from the coding sequence GTGAGCGCGACCACCGCACCGCCGGCGGTGGTGCCGGGCACGGCCCGTCCCGTCGCCGCGTCCCCCGGGGTCGGCGCCGTGCAGCGCCTGACGCGGGCGCGTCCCCTGGCCGCGGTGCTCGCCGTGCTCGTCCTGGTCACCGTGTGGGAGGCGTACAAGTGGCTCGGCCCCGAGCAGGGGTGGGCGCTGGGGGAGACGAGGCTGCTGCCGCGGACCACCGACCTGGCCATGCCGCACACCTGGCAGACCCTCGCGCGGCTCCTCGAGCCCGTCTCGGGCGGCACGGGCGCGGACCCGCTGTGGCTGGCCGTGCTGCGGGCCGCGGGCGCGAGTCTCGGCGTCGCCGTCGTCGGGTGGACGATCGGCGTCCTGGTGGGTGCGGTCCTCGCCCTGGCGATGCAGCGCGTGACCCTGGCCGAGCGGGCCGTGCTGCCGCTGGTGGTCCTCTCGCAGACGGTCCCGCTGGTCGCGCTCGCGCCGCTGGTGCGCTCGTGGGGGTCCCGGCTCGCCGTCGGCGCCCTGGAGTGGGAGCCGTGGATGTCGGTGGCCGTCATCGCGAGCTACCTGGCGTTCTTCCCGGTCGCCGTCGGCCTGCTGCGAGGGCTGCAGTCGCCCGACACCATCCACGTGGAGCTCATGCGCGCCTACGGCGCCGGGTGGGGCGCGACGCTGCTGCGGCTGCGGTTGCCGGCCGCGGTGCCGCACCTGCTGCCGGCGCTGCGGCTGGCCGCCGCCAACGCCGTGGTGGGCACCGTGGTAGCCGAGGTGGCGACCGGCCTGCCCGGCGGGCTGGGCCGCATGGTCCTGGAGTTCGCGAACTTCGCGGCGAGCGACCCGCCCAAGCCGTGGGCGCCGATCCTCGGCGCGGTGCTGCTCGGGCTGTCGACCGCCGCGCTGGTGGCCCTGCTGGGCCGCGCGCTGCGCCGGTACCGGCGTGCGGAGGTGAGCGCGTGA